One Alkaliphilus sp. B6464 genomic window carries:
- the ord gene encoding 2,4-diaminopentanoate dehydrogenase codes for MENIKVIIWGFGAMGSGMAKMLVNKKGVEIVGVCDKAEHRVGKDMYEVIGVKSEGDKPVIIKDNIEEIVKNTKADVALLATDSFTRGAFDKIKFILENKINVISTAEEMAYPEAQEPELAKELDRIAKENGVTVLGTGINPGFVLDLLILALTGTCENVEHIKAARVNDLSPFGHAVMVEQGVGLTVKDFEEGVKNSKVAGHVGFPESIRMVADGIGWKVEKIDQTREAIVSNVYRETPYAKVEPGNVAGCRQCGYAYVDGEMKIEMEHPQQILPEKENLETGDYIWIKGTPNISMEIKPEIPGGIGTISMCVNMIPHVINARPGLKTMLDLPVPRAIMGDMRDLIER; via the coding sequence TTGGAAAATATCAAAGTAATAATTTGGGGCTTTGGAGCAATGGGAAGTGGTATGGCTAAAATGTTAGTAAATAAAAAAGGTGTAGAAATTGTAGGAGTATGCGATAAAGCTGAACATAGAGTAGGAAAAGATATGTATGAAGTTATTGGTGTTAAAAGTGAAGGGGATAAGCCTGTAATTATTAAAGATAATATTGAAGAAATAGTTAAAAATACAAAAGCCGATGTTGCATTACTTGCAACTGACTCTTTCACAAGAGGTGCTTTCGATAAGATAAAATTTATTCTAGAAAATAAAATTAATGTAATATCTACAGCAGAAGAAATGGCATATCCTGAGGCACAAGAACCAGAGCTTGCCAAAGAACTAGATAGAATTGCTAAGGAAAATGGAGTAACAGTTTTAGGTACTGGTATTAATCCTGGATTTGTATTAGACTTATTGATTTTGGCATTAACGGGAACATGTGAAAATGTTGAACATATTAAAGCAGCTAGAGTCAACGACTTATCTCCATTTGGGCATGCCGTAATGGTAGAGCAAGGTGTTGGTTTAACAGTTAAGGACTTTGAAGAAGGTGTAAAAAACAGCAAAGTAGCTGGGCACGTTGGTTTTCCAGAATCTATTAGAATGGTAGCTGATGGTATTGGCTGGAAAGTAGAAAAAATCGATCAAACAAGAGAAGCTATAGTATCAAATGTTTACCGTGAGACACCTTATGCAAAGGTAGAGCCAGGAAATGTAGCAGGGTGCCGCCAATGTGGATATGCTTATGTTGATGGAGAGATGAAAATTGAAATGGAGCATCCACAACAAATCTTACCTGAAAAAGAAAACCTAGAAACAGGAGATTATATTTGGATTAAAGGTACACCTAATATATCTATGGAAATTAAACCGGAAATCCCTGGTGGTATTGGTACTATATCTATGTGTGTAAATATGATTCCGCATGTAATTAATGCAAGACCTGGACTTAAAACAATGTTAGATTTACCTGTTCCAAGAGCTATAATGGGTGACATGAGAGATCTTATAGAAAGGTAG
- the ortA gene encoding 2-amino-4-oxopentanoate thiolase subunit OrtA codes for MVVKKGAWVRIHDIVLMPNDRATNLPEDTKEVPLEMWTKGFLMEDGEIGKTVEIKTITGRYVKGTLIEVNPHYDHDFGKFVPEILQIGLQLKEVLWGGADNE; via the coding sequence ATGGTAGTAAAAAAAGGAGCTTGGGTAAGAATACACGATATTGTTCTTATGCCTAATGATAGAGCAACAAACTTACCTGAAGATACAAAAGAAGTACCACTAGAAATGTGGACTAAGGGTTTTCTAATGGAAGATGGAGAAATAGGAAAAACTGTAGAAATTAAAACTATAACAGGTCGTTACGTTAAAGGTACTTTAATAGAAGTAAATCCACACTATGACCATGATTTTGGGAAGTTTGTACCTGAAATTCTGCAAATAGGACTCCAATTAAAAGAAGTACTTTGGGGAGGTGCAGATAATGAGTAA
- the ortB gene encoding 2-amino-4-oxopentanoate thiolase subunit OrtB: MSKDMSYEAVMSRRSEIMKKSVGIDYATFESGGIAFDYEKMMKETGYTLEEMQEIQGSTGVGNTPLLELKNLTALARKFAPKGNGARIFIKDEASNPSGSFKARRAANAVYHAKKLGYKGVIAATSGNYGAAVASQAAMHGLKCIIVQECYDSTGKGQPEIIEKARKCEAYGAEVVQLTVGPELFYTFLKLLEETGYFNASLYTPFGIAGVETLGYELAMQFRQREGRDPDVVVCTNAGGGNLTGTARGLIKAGAEKTQVVGASVNLKGLHMASDQLFNKKSFTTGHTGFGIPFSTWPDRSDVPRSAARPLRYMDRYVLVNQGEVFYMTEALAQLEGLERGPAGNTSLVAAFSLAQELKEDQIIVVQETEYTGAGKHIQPQLSFARENGIEIFFGNPQDEVQGENIILPSHPSQIKANEVDLNKLKTSYIRNCIDQKQVKEISGEDIKFIMEDCKASKEFVEKTLNNLGVNIKE, translated from the coding sequence ATGAGTAAAGATATGAGTTACGAAGCAGTTATGTCTAGACGTAGTGAAATTATGAAAAAATCTGTAGGGATAGATTATGCTACTTTTGAATCTGGTGGAATAGCCTTTGATTATGAGAAAATGATGAAAGAAACAGGATATACCCTTGAAGAGATGCAAGAAATTCAAGGAAGCACTGGAGTAGGTAATACCCCTTTACTAGAACTTAAAAATTTAACAGCCCTTGCTAGAAAATTTGCTCCTAAAGGAAATGGTGCAAGAATTTTTATTAAAGACGAGGCTTCTAATCCTTCAGGTAGCTTTAAAGCTAGAAGAGCAGCTAATGCTGTATATCATGCTAAAAAATTAGGATACAAGGGTGTAATCGCGGCAACCAGCGGTAATTATGGTGCTGCAGTTGCAAGTCAAGCTGCAATGCATGGCTTAAAATGTATTATAGTTCAAGAATGCTATGATAGTACCGGAAAAGGACAACCTGAAATTATTGAAAAAGCAAGAAAATGTGAAGCATATGGAGCAGAAGTAGTACAGCTAACTGTAGGTCCAGAACTTTTTTATACATTCTTAAAGCTACTTGAAGAAACAGGTTATTTTAATGCATCATTATACACTCCTTTTGGAATTGCAGGGGTAGAAACTTTAGGATATGAGCTAGCAATGCAATTTAGACAAAGAGAAGGACGTGACCCTGATGTGGTAGTTTGTACTAATGCTGGGGGCGGAAACTTAACTGGTACTGCAAGAGGATTAATAAAGGCAGGAGCTGAAAAAACACAAGTAGTGGGAGCAAGTGTTAATTTGAAAGGACTTCATATGGCAAGTGATCAGTTATTTAATAAAAAATCTTTTACGACTGGTCATACAGGCTTTGGAATACCTTTTTCAACATGGCCGGATCGTTCTGATGTTCCTCGTTCTGCTGCAAGACCTTTAAGGTATATGGATAGATATGTTCTTGTAAACCAAGGAGAAGTATTTTACATGACAGAAGCATTAGCACAACTAGAGGGGCTCGAAAGAGGACCAGCAGGTAATACTTCTTTAGTCGCTGCATTTAGTCTAGCCCAAGAGCTAAAAGAAGATCAAATTATTGTAGTACAAGAGACTGAATATACAGGAGCTGGAAAACATATTCAGCCACAATTATCATTTGCAAGAGAAAATGGAATAGAGATTTTCTTTGGCAACCCACAGGATGAGGTACAAGGTGAGAATATAATTTTACCATCTCATCCATCACAAATTAAAGCTAATGAAGTTGATTTAAATAAACTAAAAACTTCTTATATTAGAAATTGTATAGATCAAAAGCAAGTTAAAGAAATTAGCGGTGAAGATATTAAATTCATTATGGAAGACTGTAAGGCTTCCAAAGAGTTTGTAGAAAAGACACTTAATAATCTTGGAGTAAATATAAAAGAGTAG
- a CDS encoding ornithine aminomutase subunit alpha, whose protein sequence is MKRADDFKVRSAHLKDLTDEQLEQKFWQLAEQIVDPLIDLATKNTSPSIERSVLLRMGFSSIEAKAIVEGVIDRGLIGKGAGHVVYKVAKNKNIDIREAGLALAEGKYWDDAVNLFKGGDK, encoded by the coding sequence ATGAAAAGAGCTGATGATTTTAAGGTGCGTAGTGCACATTTAAAAGATTTAACAGATGAGCAACTAGAGCAAAAATTTTGGCAGTTGGCAGAACAAATAGTAGATCCATTAATCGACCTTGCTACAAAGAACACATCCCCGTCAATTGAAAGATCTGTTTTACTAAGAATGGGATTTTCAAGTATAGAAGCCAAAGCTATTGTTGAAGGAGTTATAGATAGAGGACTAATAGGAAAAGGTGCAGGACATGTTGTATATAAGGTAGCAAAAAATAAAAATATAGATATAAGAGAAGCAGGTCTTGCTTTAGCAGAAGGTAAATACTGGGATGATGCTGTTAATCTTTTTAAAGGGGGGGATAAATAA
- the oraE gene encoding D-ornithine 4,5-aminomutase subunit OraE, giving the protein MELKPNEKLDIKNILKDLDKYTPKRRGWVWRKKEKDLQMGPFTFNDASTPLKNSIPLPSAKYFGDIDPQPNNVITTEIASGRFEDDIRRMRMAAWHGADHIMVIRTAGQSHFDGLVEGTPQGIGGIPITRKQVRAQRKALDFIEEEVGRPINYHSYISGVAGPEIAVMFAEEGVNGAHQDPQYNVLYRNVNMIRSFVDAAEAKRLMVWADIAQIDGAHNANATAREAWKVMPELMVQHALNSMYSAKVGMKKENICLSTVPPTAPPANCLKLDLPYAVALREVFKDYKMRAQMNTKYMESSTREATVTHVLNLLISRLTRAEIQSTITPDEGRNVPWHIYNMEAIDTAKQALVGMDGLMEMIELKDEGFLRDKVRELKERAVLFMEEVLEVGGFFKAVEEGFFVDSGQYPERNGDGIARKIDGGVGAGTVFERDEDYFAPVTAHFGYNNVEQYSGDKENPSKLIGGSTLEVPEKIVYIDELDETDNVNVRLEETKALRETTEIKPEVEWAGDGYIMMNLFMPTTRRVAEFAAIEMAKKMGLEDVEVIHKEVMHPAEGTRIELKGRVPFTIDTASLVIPPEPEIMSDEQIREDIEKKPMKIVAGTVGEDEHSVGLREIIDIKHGGIEKYGIECEYLGTSVPIEKLVDAAIELNADAILASTIISHDEIHYKNMRRIHELCIEKGIRDRIMILCGGTQVTPELAVKQGVDAGFGRGSKGIHVATFLVKKRSEMENED; this is encoded by the coding sequence ATGGAATTAAAGCCAAATGAAAAATTAGATATTAAAAATATACTTAAAGATTTAGATAAATATACACCTAAAAGACGTGGATGGGTTTGGAGAAAAAAAGAAAAAGATTTACAAATGGGTCCTTTCACATTTAATGATGCATCTACTCCATTAAAAAACAGTATTCCCCTTCCATCAGCAAAATACTTTGGAGATATAGATCCTCAGCCAAATAATGTTATTACCACTGAAATTGCTTCAGGTAGATTTGAAGACGATATAAGAAGAATGAGAATGGCGGCTTGGCATGGTGCAGACCATATAATGGTAATTAGAACTGCAGGACAAAGTCACTTCGATGGGTTAGTTGAAGGAACACCTCAAGGCATTGGTGGTATTCCAATTACTAGAAAACAAGTTAGGGCTCAAAGAAAGGCATTAGATTTTATTGAAGAAGAAGTTGGAAGACCGATTAATTACCATTCATATATTAGTGGTGTAGCAGGACCTGAAATTGCTGTTATGTTTGCAGAAGAAGGGGTAAATGGTGCTCACCAGGACCCTCAATACAACGTGCTTTACAGAAATGTTAACATGATAAGATCTTTTGTTGATGCTGCTGAAGCTAAAAGATTAATGGTTTGGGCTGATATTGCACAAATTGACGGCGCTCACAATGCTAACGCTACAGCAAGAGAAGCTTGGAAGGTTATGCCAGAGTTAATGGTTCAACACGCATTAAACTCTATGTACTCTGCAAAGGTAGGAATGAAAAAAGAAAATATTTGTCTATCTACAGTACCTCCTACTGCACCTCCAGCAAATTGCTTAAAACTAGACCTACCTTATGCTGTTGCATTAAGGGAAGTATTTAAAGATTATAAGATGAGAGCTCAAATGAATACAAAGTATATGGAATCTTCTACAAGAGAAGCTACAGTAACCCATGTACTTAACCTTTTAATTTCAAGACTTACAAGAGCTGAAATTCAATCTACAATCACCCCTGATGAAGGTAGAAATGTTCCGTGGCATATTTACAATATGGAAGCAATAGATACAGCTAAACAAGCATTAGTTGGTATGGATGGATTAATGGAAATGATTGAATTAAAAGATGAAGGCTTCTTACGAGATAAAGTTAGGGAGCTAAAGGAAAGAGCAGTTCTATTTATGGAAGAAGTATTAGAAGTAGGTGGATTCTTTAAAGCTGTTGAAGAAGGCTTCTTTGTAGATTCTGGCCAATATCCAGAGAGAAATGGAGATGGAATAGCTAGAAAGATCGATGGAGGAGTTGGTGCTGGTACAGTATTTGAAAGAGATGAAGATTACTTTGCTCCAGTTACAGCTCACTTTGGATATAATAATGTGGAGCAATACAGTGGGGATAAAGAAAATCCATCTAAATTAATAGGTGGAAGTACCTTAGAAGTACCTGAAAAAATTGTATATATAGATGAGCTGGATGAGACAGACAATGTTAATGTTAGATTAGAAGAAACTAAAGCATTAAGAGAGACAACTGAAATTAAACCAGAAGTAGAGTGGGCAGGGGATGGCTATATTATGATGAACCTATTTATGCCTACTACTAGAAGAGTTGCTGAGTTTGCTGCTATTGAAATGGCTAAAAAAATGGGACTTGAAGATGTAGAAGTTATTCATAAAGAAGTTATGCATCCGGCCGAAGGGACAAGGATAGAACTAAAGGGTAGAGTACCATTTACTATTGATACAGCTTCTTTAGTTATTCCTCCAGAGCCAGAAATTATGTCAGATGAACAAATAAGAGAAGATATAGAAAAGAAACCTATGAAAATAGTTGCAGGGACAGTAGGGGAAGATGAGCACTCTGTAGGACTTAGAGAAATAATAGATATTAAACATGGTGGTATCGAAAAATATGGTATTGAATGTGAATATCTTGGAACTTCTGTACCGATCGAAAAGCTAGTGGATGCTGCTATAGAATTAAATGCAGATGCTATTTTAGCTTCAACTATAATTAGTCATGATGAAATTCACTATAAAAACATGAGACGTATTCATGAACTATGCATAGAAAAAGGAATCCGTGATAGAATAATGATACTTTGTGGAGGTACTCAAGTTACTCCAGAGCTTGCTGTAAAACAAGGTGTAGATGCTGGATTTGGAAGGGGCTCAAAAGGTATTCACGTTGCTACATTCTTGGTAAAGAAAAGAAGTGAGATGGAAAATGAAGATTAA
- a CDS encoding GlmL-related ornithine degradation protein, producing the protein MKINVLVAEIGSTTTVVNGFENINTSCPRFAGQGQAPTSVLEGDVNIGLQEAIEDLRKNLNVDNIEYDEMLATSSAAGGLKMTVHGLVYDMTVRAAREAALGAGANIHLVTGGRLKRTDLKKIKEVNPNIILIAGGVDYGERDTALYNAELIADLDLDVPVIYAGNIENQEEIKEIFSDKRNKLYIVENVYPKIDQLNIEPTRRVIQDVFEEHIVHAPGMQKVRSMITGPIIPTPGAVMEASMLFKENLGDSITFDVGGATTDLHSVTEGSEEINRILLSPEPIAKRTVEGDLGVYVNMDNIVEKIGKDKLSNELGIDIEKLLIDKKPIPRTADEIKFVERLTLEAVLVALERHVGKLRNLYGPGGKTIVAEGKDLSNVRCVVGTGGALTRLPNGINILKEAIRRNSSQLLLPKEEVDIFIDNHYIMASLGVLSKRYPDAALCLMKQSMDIK; encoded by the coding sequence ATGAAGATTAATGTATTAGTAGCTGAAATAGGTAGTACTACTACTGTTGTTAATGGATTTGAAAATATAAATACATCCTGCCCAAGGTTTGCTGGGCAGGGTCAAGCTCCAACTTCAGTTTTAGAAGGAGATGTTAATATTGGTCTTCAGGAAGCCATTGAAGACTTAAGAAAAAACCTAAATGTAGATAATATTGAATATGATGAAATGTTAGCTACTAGCAGTGCAGCTGGCGGATTAAAGATGACTGTCCATGGATTAGTTTATGACATGACTGTTCGTGCTGCTAGGGAAGCTGCATTAGGTGCAGGTGCTAATATTCATTTGGTCACCGGAGGAAGGTTAAAAAGGACAGATCTAAAAAAAATAAAAGAAGTTAACCCAAATATTATTCTAATTGCTGGTGGGGTAGACTATGGAGAAAGAGATACAGCTCTTTATAATGCAGAATTAATTGCAGATTTAGATTTGGATGTGCCAGTAATATATGCAGGCAATATAGAAAATCAAGAAGAGATAAAAGAAATTTTCTCAGATAAAAGAAATAAGCTGTATATAGTGGAAAATGTATATCCTAAAATTGATCAATTAAATATTGAACCTACGAGAAGGGTAATACAAGATGTATTTGAGGAGCATATTGTTCATGCGCCTGGAATGCAGAAGGTAAGAAGTATGATAACAGGACCTATAATTCCTACTCCAGGGGCGGTAATGGAAGCATCTATGCTGTTTAAAGAAAATTTAGGAGACTCAATTACTTTTGATGTTGGCGGTGCTACTACAGATTTACACTCCGTAACTGAGGGAAGCGAGGAAATAAACCGTATTTTGCTTAGTCCAGAACCAATTGCCAAAAGAACAGTTGAAGGAGATCTGGGAGTTTACGTAAATATGGACAATATTGTAGAAAAGATTGGAAAAGATAAGCTATCTAATGAATTAGGAATTGATATAGAAAAACTACTAATAGACAAAAAACCTATTCCTAGAACGGCTGATGAAATTAAATTTGTTGAAAGATTAACTTTAGAAGCGGTATTAGTTGCGCTAGAAAGACATGTAGGAAAGCTGAGAAACTTATATGGACCAGGTGGAAAAACCATTGTAGCAGAGGGGAAAGATCTTTCAAATGTAAGGTGTGTTGTAGGAACTGGTGGTGCTTTAACCCGACTACCAAATGGAATAAACATATTAAAAGAGGCTATCAGAAGAAACAGTTCTCAACTATTATTACCCAAAGAAGAGGTTGACATTTTTATAGATAACCATTATATTATGGCCTCCTTAGGTGTGCTTTCAAAACGATATCCAGATGCAGCCCTTTGCTTAATGAAGCAGAGTATGGATATTAAATAG
- the orr gene encoding ornithine racemase Orr, protein MNPRIDISLNKLKHNTKVISDMCKEKGIQIAAVTKAFCGVPEIAQVFIDGGAKYLADSRIENLRKLNNIPVEKIMLRLPMISQAKETAEYADISLNSEIETIIALNDAAEKLNKVHRIILMVDLGDLREGIFDNKELEGALLKLKDLKNIKVVGIGSNLTCYGGVIPNETNLGKLVEYGETIERVLDTTLEIISGGNSSSIYLLEEDRIPEKINNLRLGESLLLGRESAYGNFITNTYNDVFRLVAEIIEIKNKPSMPIGEIGMDAFGNTPIFEDKGTRKRAILAIGRQDIGSNNIEPVDEKIEVIGASSDHLIIDITDCNIGYKVGDEITFNIGYGALLSLMTSEYVHKNIISY, encoded by the coding sequence ATGAATCCAAGGATAGATATATCTTTAAATAAGCTTAAACATAATACGAAAGTAATTTCTGATATGTGTAAAGAAAAAGGGATTCAAATTGCGGCAGTTACAAAGGCATTTTGTGGTGTACCAGAAATTGCCCAAGTATTTATAGATGGTGGTGCAAAATATTTAGCGGATTCACGAATAGAGAATTTAAGAAAGCTAAACAACATACCTGTGGAAAAAATAATGCTTAGACTGCCTATGATTAGTCAAGCAAAAGAAACAGCTGAATACGCAGATATTAGTTTGAACTCTGAGATTGAAACAATTATAGCTTTAAATGATGCTGCTGAAAAACTAAATAAAGTACATAGAATTATTCTAATGGTAGATTTAGGCGATTTAAGGGAAGGTATTTTTGATAATAAAGAGCTTGAGGGCGCATTATTGAAATTAAAAGATCTTAAAAACATTAAAGTTGTAGGTATAGGATCTAACTTAACTTGCTATGGTGGAGTTATCCCTAATGAAACTAATTTAGGAAAACTTGTTGAATATGGGGAAACTATCGAGCGAGTGTTGGATACCACTCTTGAGATTATTAGTGGAGGTAATTCTAGTAGTATTTACCTATTGGAGGAAGATAGAATACCTGAAAAAATTAATAATTTGCGATTAGGAGAATCCTTATTATTAGGTAGAGAAAGTGCCTATGGTAATTTTATTACTAATACGTATAATGATGTTTTTAGATTAGTGGCAGAGATCATAGAGATTAAAAATAAGCCATCTATGCCAATAGGAGAGATAGGTATGGATGCATTTGGAAATACACCTATCTTTGAAGATAAAGGTACAAGAAAAAGAGCTATTTTAGCAATAGGAAGACAAGATATAGGAAGCAATAACATTGAGCCTGTAGATGAAAAAATTGAAGTAATAGGGGCAAGTAGCGATCACTTGATTATTGATATTACTGATTGTAATATCGGGTATAAGGTTGGAGATGAAATAACCTTTAATATTGGGTATGGAGCACTTCTATCCTTAATGACAAGTGAGTATGTTCATAAAAATATAATCTCCTATTAA